One Gammaproteobacteria bacterium DNA segment encodes these proteins:
- a CDS encoding Helicase domain protein, with product MNLTYPLGSLVRARGREWIVLPESENDILHLRPLGSGDDEATLIYVPLERQPIESATFPPPDPAYAGTQAAGLLLRDAMRLAFRSGAGPFRSFGNLAFAPRAYQLVPLLMALKMEFVRLLIADDVGVGKTIEAGLIVRELLDRGEVTRFTVLCPPHLCRQWQTELQHKFNIAAEIVTTGTALRLERGLPAGTSLFDTYPVTVVSLDYVKQDRRRDEFLRACPELVIVDEAHTCVQSSNSTRHQRYRSLAGLAENHERHMIFLTAAPHSGDEEAFYNLLGLIHADFKQLGVQSGTAREKLREKLSLHFVQRRRADIAEWQDSSVFPDRLSREAPYKLGGEWAQFFNDVLDYAQRLVESTDGESLLKQRMSWWAALALLRCISSSPAAAATALRTRIRTLNEGEEQMQLEALERVGADTVFDGDMDGDLSTDDRQPGALVAEEGTTHPDAPILANFVRRAESLRGPEKDGKLKMLFTQIDAIVKAGHNPVVFCRYIPTAHYVGEYLNTKFGRNNFTVAVVTGELAPDEREEKVASLKEFDRRILIATDCLSEGINLQGVFDAVLHYDLSWNPVRHEQREGRVDRFGQTAKVVRTVLLYGENNPVDGAVLQVILRKAERIRKELGVSVPMPDNSGKVMQAIMEGVLFRRGSNRVQAQQAFDFGDIEETVSKDWESAREKASQSRTIFSQRRLKPEDVLPEWNKSITALGSQDDVERFVRRAAERLQASLETHKEGFKLPLRHLPLVLRERLEGVGISGDTLRIEFRSPADPHHIHRSHPLVTAFADYLAERALDGTNPDLVARCGAIFTRDVTTRTVVALLRMRTQLSITHRGNHRVALAEEAIVVALRGGASPERLDDMDATALMASEPARNLDPIRRNREISEAINTLPAVQPALANLARQRANQLLADHRRVREASEARFLRYEVTPCLPVDVIGLYVLLPVPMLL from the coding sequence ATGAATCTGACTTACCCACTGGGCAGCCTTGTGCGTGCTCGCGGTCGCGAATGGATTGTCCTGCCGGAGTCCGAAAACGACATCCTTCATCTGCGACCACTCGGATCTGGGGACGACGAAGCGACGCTGATTTACGTTCCACTCGAACGGCAGCCCATCGAATCCGCTACCTTTCCGCCACCCGATCCTGCTTATGCCGGTACCCAGGCGGCGGGTCTTTTGTTACGCGACGCCATGCGGCTTGCCTTTCGCTCTGGCGCGGGTCCCTTCCGTAGCTTCGGCAATCTCGCTTTCGCGCCGCGTGCCTACCAGTTGGTACCTCTGCTTATGGCGCTCAAGATGGAGTTCGTGCGCCTGCTCATTGCCGATGACGTTGGTGTCGGCAAAACCATCGAGGCTGGCCTGATTGTGCGTGAGCTGCTGGATCGTGGCGAGGTCACTCGTTTCACTGTGCTTTGCCCACCGCATTTGTGCCGCCAATGGCAGACCGAGCTGCAACACAAATTCAATATTGCCGCTGAAATTGTTACTACCGGCACCGCCTTACGACTGGAGCGTGGTCTCCCGGCGGGTACCTCACTGTTTGACACCTACCCAGTCACGGTAGTCAGCCTCGATTACGTCAAACAGGACCGTCGCCGCGACGAATTCCTCCGTGCCTGCCCCGAATTGGTCATCGTCGATGAAGCCCACACCTGCGTACAATCCAGCAACAGTACCCGCCACCAGCGTTATCGATCGCTGGCTGGCCTGGCCGAAAATCATGAACGGCACATGATTTTCCTGACCGCCGCTCCTCACAGTGGCGACGAGGAAGCCTTTTACAACCTGCTCGGTCTCATCCATGCCGACTTTAAACAATTAGGCGTACAGAGCGGGACTGCTCGCGAAAAACTGCGCGAGAAGTTATCTCTTCACTTTGTCCAACGTCGCCGTGCGGATATTGCCGAGTGGCAAGATAGCTCGGTCTTTCCGGATCGCCTAAGTCGTGAGGCCCCCTACAAACTTGGTGGCGAGTGGGCACAATTCTTTAATGACGTGCTCGATTATGCCCAACGATTGGTTGAATCAACCGACGGTGAATCCCTGCTCAAGCAGCGTATGAGCTGGTGGGCGGCCTTGGCGCTGTTACGTTGTATCAGCTCCAGCCCTGCCGCCGCCGCCACGGCGCTACGCACCCGCATTCGCACCCTGAACGAAGGCGAAGAACAGATGCAATTGGAGGCGTTGGAACGGGTCGGCGCGGATACGGTTTTCGATGGAGACATGGATGGCGATCTCTCTACCGATGACCGTCAGCCGGGTGCGCTCGTCGCTGAAGAAGGCACAACCCACCCGGATGCGCCGATACTGGCCAACTTTGTCCGCCGCGCCGAATCCCTGCGTGGCCCGGAGAAAGACGGCAAACTGAAAATGCTCTTCACCCAAATCGACGCAATTGTGAAGGCAGGTCACAACCCGGTCGTTTTCTGTCGATACATCCCGACTGCCCACTACGTTGGTGAATATCTCAATACCAAGTTTGGCCGCAATAATTTTACGGTTGCTGTAGTGACCGGCGAACTGGCTCCCGATGAGCGTGAAGAAAAAGTGGCCAGTCTGAAAGAGTTCGATCGTCGCATCCTGATCGCGACCGATTGCCTCTCCGAGGGGATCAATTTGCAAGGCGTATTCGATGCGGTATTGCACTACGACCTGTCGTGGAACCCTGTCCGCCACGAGCAACGCGAAGGCCGCGTAGATCGTTTCGGGCAAACCGCCAAGGTTGTGCGCACCGTTTTGCTTTACGGCGAGAACAATCCAGTCGATGGAGCGGTATTACAAGTTATCCTGCGCAAGGCGGAACGTATTCGTAAGGAACTGGGGGTCTCCGTACCCATGCCGGATAATTCCGGTAAGGTCATGCAGGCTATTATGGAAGGCGTTCTATTTCGACGTGGGAGCAATCGAGTTCAAGCACAGCAGGCATTCGATTTTGGCGACATCGAGGAAACCGTCAGCAAAGACTGGGAAAGTGCTCGTGAAAAGGCGTCTCAAAGCCGGACTATCTTCTCCCAGCGTCGCTTGAAACCCGAGGATGTGCTCCCGGAGTGGAACAAATCCATCACCGCACTAGGAAGTCAGGACGATGTCGAGCGCTTCGTTCGCCGCGCCGCCGAACGCCTACAGGCATCGCTGGAGACACACAAGGAAGGGTTCAAGCTACCGTTGCGCCATTTGCCGTTGGTGCTCAGAGAACGCCTCGAAGGAGTTGGGATCAGCGGTGACACCTTGCGGATTGAATTCCGTAGCCCGGCTGATCCACACCATATTCACCGCAGTCACCCGCTCGTAACGGCTTTTGCCGACTATCTCGCCGAGCGCGCGCTGGATGGCACAAATCCCGATCTGGTGGCACGTTGTGGGGCTATCTTCACCCGCGATGTCACTACGCGTACCGTGGTGGCCCTGCTCAGAATGCGCACGCAGCTTTCTATTACCCACCGCGGCAATCACCGTGTGGCACTGGCCGAGGAAGCCATTGTCGTGGCATTGCGCGGTGGCGCCTCCCCCGAGCGGTTGGACGATATGGATGCCACCGCGCTGATGGCTTCGGAACCAGCGCGTAACCTGGACCCAATCCGTCGCAACCGCGAGATCAGCGAAGCTATCAACACACTACCGGCAGTTCAACCTGCATTGGCGAATCTGGCTCGACAACGCGCCAACCAGTTGCTTGCCGACCATCGTCGCGTCCGCGAAGCCTCTGAAGCCCGTTTCTTGCGCTACGAGGTCACACCTTGCCTACCGGTCGATGTCATCGGGTTATATGTGTTGCTGCCCGTGCCAATGTTGCTTTAA
- a CDS encoding conserved hypothetical protein (Evidence 4 : Unknown function but conserved in other organisms), whose amino-acid sequence MIKRLKFSEVSFTDIKQCVQLSEQNTENYQWDDAALIILSEREIWLINQIVGHIQDLPVHLLNEATIWARAIYPLLMLSETKMIRAWSEFSLSCQYKLFLLEGVVDGVLGKSYAGRMDAPYLVVIEAKRGIDAQSPVAQCYAQMLAAARLNWEQDNCQPQEIFGCYTIADTWTFIRAELENIDSDKPIMRLETSREYVEKLEAETIVRILKKIVLSKTTKEAK is encoded by the coding sequence GTGATTAAACGTTTAAAATTTTCAGAAGTTTCATTTACCGACATCAAGCAGTGCGTTCAATTAAGCGAGCAAAATACTGAAAACTATCAATGGGATGATGCGGCGTTAATTATCCTTAGCGAAAGAGAAATTTGGCTAATTAATCAAATTGTCGGCCACATCCAAGATTTACCTGTTCACTTATTGAATGAGGCAACCATTTGGGCGCGAGCAATTTATCCTTTGCTGATGCTGTCGGAAACAAAAATGATTCGGGCCTGGTCGGAGTTTTCTTTATCTTGCCAATATAAACTATTTCTTTTAGAGGGAGTTGTAGATGGCGTGTTAGGAAAAAGTTATGCCGGTAGAATGGACGCACCCTATTTGGTGGTGATAGAAGCTAAGCGTGGCATTGACGCACAAAGCCCGGTAGCACAATGCTATGCACAAATGCTGGCTGCTGCCCGCTTGAATTGGGAGCAAGATAACTGTCAACCCCAAGAAATTTTTGGTTGCTACACCATTGCGGATACCTGGACATTTATTCGCGCCGAGCTAGAAAACATTGACTCAGATAAACCAATCATGCGATTGGAAACTTCACGGGAATATGTGGAAAAATTGGAGGCTGAGACGATTGTACGAATTTTGAAAAAAATAGTGCTTTCTAAAACAACTAAAGAAGCAAAATAA